A single region of the Thermodesulfatator indicus DSM 15286 genome encodes:
- the thiC gene encoding phosphomethylpyrimidine synthase ThiC: MTIKEQAQKGIITKEIEICALAEGIEPEKLRKLVAEGKAVIPANKKFRLSRPGAIGEGLRTKVNANIGTSRDFPEPEPELEKLKAALAAGADAIMDLSTGGPLDEIRKKIRENCPVPLGTVPIYQVAVETVQNNKSIVEMTVDHMFKVIEKQAEDGIDFMTIHCGVTRTVLERFNYSQRILGVVSRGGSFLVEWMVYNDKENPFYENFDDLLAIAKEYDITLSLGDGIRPGCLADATDGPQIQELIILGELTLQAWEAGVQVMIEGPGHVPLDQVETNVKLEKRICHGAPFYVLGPLVTDIAPGYDHIGCAIGGAIAAAAGADFLCYVTPAEHLRLPTVEDVREGVIAARIAGHAADIVKGVPGAIEKDIAMAKARARLDWEEQIRLSIDPEKAKHYRKEGGVSKGKACTMCGEYCAIKVFERAKLKKFFSKDE; the protein is encoded by the coding sequence ATGACCATTAAAGAACAAGCCCAAAAAGGCATAATAACCAAAGAAATAGAAATTTGTGCTTTGGCTGAAGGGATTGAGCCAGAAAAACTTCGCAAACTAGTGGCTGAAGGAAAAGCCGTAATTCCTGCTAACAAAAAATTCAGGCTTTCGCGACCCGGAGCTATTGGAGAAGGCTTGCGTACCAAAGTAAACGCCAATATTGGGACTTCTCGAGACTTTCCTGAACCAGAACCCGAACTTGAAAAATTAAAGGCTGCTTTAGCTGCTGGAGCCGATGCCATTATGGATCTCTCCACAGGAGGGCCACTCGATGAAATACGCAAAAAAATTAGAGAAAACTGCCCTGTCCCCTTGGGAACAGTACCTATTTATCAAGTAGCTGTAGAAACAGTCCAAAATAATAAATCTATCGTTGAAATGACTGTTGATCACATGTTCAAAGTAATTGAAAAACAAGCCGAAGACGGCATTGATTTTATGACTATACACTGCGGGGTTACCAGAACGGTATTAGAACGCTTTAATTATTCACAAAGAATTTTAGGTGTAGTTTCTCGAGGGGGTTCATTTTTAGTAGAGTGGATGGTTTATAATGATAAAGAAAACCCTTTTTACGAAAATTTTGACGATCTTCTAGCTATAGCCAAAGAATATGACATAACTCTTTCTCTTGGTGATGGCATAAGGCCCGGCTGTTTAGCCGATGCTACCGATGGTCCCCAGATTCAGGAGTTAATAATCCTCGGAGAGCTTACCTTACAAGCTTGGGAAGCTGGTGTTCAGGTAATGATTGAAGGACCAGGTCATGTACCGTTAGACCAAGTGGAAACTAATGTCAAACTTGAAAAGCGTATATGTCATGGAGCACCTTTCTATGTATTAGGGCCACTGGTTACTGATATTGCTCCTGGATATGACCACATCGGCTGTGCCATAGGAGGAGCAATTGCTGCGGCCGCAGGAGCAGATTTTTTATGTTATGTTACACCGGCCGAACATTTAAGACTGCCCACTGTAGAAGATGTACGTGAAGGAGTAATTGCCGCTCGCATAGCGGGACATGCGGCAGATATCGTAAAAGGCGTCCCTGGCGCAATTGAAAAGGATATCGCTATGGCTAAAGCCAGGGCTCGGCTTGACTGGGAAGAACAAATAAGACTTTCTATCGATCCAGAAAAAGCTAAACATTACCGTAAAGAAGGTGGGGTATCTAAAGGGAAAGCCTGCACTATGTGCGGAGAGTATTGCGCTATAAAAGTTTTTGAAAGAGCTAAGCTTAAAAAGTTCTTTTCCAAGGATGAATAA
- the argF gene encoding ornithine carbamoyltransferase: MRHVTRVFDLTTEELNHVIDRALRLKADFKKGETRRSLIGKILGLLFEKHSTRTRVSFEAGMQKLGGSSIYLSRRDLQLDRGEPLKDTARVLSRYVDAICVRTYGQEVVEELARWASIPVINGLSDKHHPCQGMSDVMTVIEKKGDITRLKVAWVGDGNNVAHSWIEMAARLGFHLVLACPEGYDPDLQIIEEARQVAQKPIEVVRDPKEAVKDAQVINTDVWASMGQEEEAEKRKEIFAPYQVNEELLKYAAPEAIVLHCLPAHRGEEIAEEVLEGPQSVVWDQAENKMWLHMALLEWLLAG; this comes from the coding sequence ATGCGGCATGTAACTAGAGTTTTTGACCTGACTACTGAAGAATTAAATCATGTGATTGACCGCGCCCTTCGTCTCAAAGCTGATTTTAAAAAAGGAGAAACAAGAAGAAGCCTTATCGGTAAAATATTGGGTCTTCTTTTTGAAAAACATTCCACTCGTACCAGAGTTTCCTTTGAAGCAGGCATGCAAAAGCTTGGTGGCTCAAGTATTTATTTGTCACGGCGCGACCTTCAGCTTGACCGGGGAGAACCTTTAAAAGACACGGCCCGAGTTCTTTCCCGTTACGTAGATGCTATTTGTGTGCGGACTTATGGCCAGGAAGTGGTTGAAGAGCTGGCCCGCTGGGCCAGTATCCCGGTGATAAACGGCCTTTCTGATAAACATCATCCTTGCCAGGGCATGTCTGACGTGATGACGGTTATTGAAAAGAAGGGAGACATAACGAGACTTAAAGTGGCCTGGGTAGGAGACGGAAACAACGTAGCTCATTCCTGGATTGAGATGGCCGCCCGCCTGGGTTTCCATCTGGTTCTTGCCTGCCCCGAGGGTTATGACCCCGACCTCCAAATTATAGAAGAAGCTCGCCAGGTGGCGCAAAAGCCCATCGAAGTGGTTAGAGATCCAAAAGAGGCGGTGAAAGACGCCCAGGTGATTAACACTGACGTTTGGGCCAGTATGGGCCAGGAAGAAGAAGCCGAAAAGAGAAAAGAGATTTTTGCTCCTTACCAGGTAAACGAGGAACTTTTAAAATACGCCGCCCCAGAGGCCATCGTGCTTCATTGTTTGCCTGCTCATCGCGGAGAGGAAATTGCCGAAGAAGTACTTGAAGGCCCACAATCTGTAGTCTGGGATCAAGCGGAAAACAAGATGTGGCTGCATATGGCCCTTCTTGAATGGCTGCTGGCAGGCTAA